From a region of the Streptacidiphilus albus JL83 genome:
- a CDS encoding TIGR02452 family protein, with translation MSSRLRRIAEVNEEAVARGRYTAVDGSEVLIGDEVEAAASGTRCYGPEEPLGPPPTVPQGGGRQGGDGPLLQVTGEGSLEAARRMCGEREGEVAVLNFASARNPGGGYLGGAKAQEEDLCRQALLHTCLLRAPEYYAAHRADSDLLYSDRVIWSPRVPVHRRADGELSARPLLVSFLTSPAPNAGEVLRRDPAAGERIRAALRRRAARVLGVAAQQGVRRLVLGAWGCGVFRNDPREVAEAFHVHLGPGGGYRPAFDEVVFAILDRAGTGPSANRRAFDDRFPDDRFPDDRLPDAR, from the coding sequence ATGAGCAGTCGATTGCGGCGCATCGCCGAGGTGAACGAGGAGGCGGTGGCGCGCGGCCGTTACACGGCCGTGGACGGCAGCGAGGTCCTGATCGGGGACGAGGTGGAGGCGGCGGCGTCCGGGACGCGCTGCTACGGGCCGGAGGAGCCGCTCGGCCCGCCGCCGACCGTGCCGCAGGGCGGTGGACGGCAGGGCGGCGATGGGCCGCTGCTGCAGGTCACCGGTGAGGGCAGCCTGGAGGCCGCACGACGGATGTGCGGCGAGCGGGAGGGCGAGGTCGCGGTGCTGAACTTCGCCTCGGCCCGCAACCCCGGCGGCGGCTACCTCGGCGGCGCGAAGGCCCAGGAGGAGGACCTGTGCCGACAGGCGCTGCTCCACACCTGCCTGCTGCGTGCGCCGGAGTACTACGCCGCGCACCGGGCCGACAGCGACCTGCTCTACAGCGACCGGGTGATCTGGTCACCCAGGGTGCCGGTGCACCGGCGCGCCGACGGGGAACTGTCGGCCCGCCCGCTGCTGGTGTCCTTCCTGACCAGCCCGGCGCCCAATGCCGGGGAGGTGCTGCGGCGCGACCCGGCGGCGGGGGAGCGGATCCGGGCCGCGTTGCGGCGGCGGGCCGCACGGGTGCTGGGCGTGGCCGCGCAGCAGGGCGTCCGGCGGCTGGTGCTGGGGGCCTGGGGCTGCGGCGTGTTCCGCAACGACCCCCGGGAGGTGGCGGAGGCGTTCCACGTCCACCTCGGCCCCGGCGGCGGCTACCGCCCCGCCTTCGACGAGGTGGTCTTCGCCATCCTGGACCGGGCCGGGACCGGGCCCTCGGCCAACCGGAGGGCCTTCGACGACCGCTTCCCGGACGACCGCTTCCCGGACGACCGCCTCCCGGACGCCCGCTGA
- a CDS encoding cytochrome P450 family protein, with amino-acid sequence MTPSSDRSCPILDVNSRTPHDEAARLRTAGPAVLVRLPAGMTAWSVTRHSVIRALTSDPRVSRDPRRHWAALAEVPDGWPLAAIALQENFVNLYGEEHRRERRRVAPGFSVRRVAELEPQIQATADQLVQGLAELPAGTAVDIRARLALPLTMTVICDLFGVPTPMRAPLGRVIDQTLDSTLPPERNIAVLEELHRTLAELVDHKLRFPGPDLTSDLIAPSDSEQPGLAPDELHAVFFLMIGAGFETSVNLITNAVHELLTHPGHLDLLQRGDITLDAVVEETLRHEGPVTYVPLRYAVEDIDLGEGVLIRKGEAIITNFAAAGRDPEAHPDAPDTFDPLRPDKDHLAFGYGPHFCLGAPLARLETRIALGTLLARFPRLALAEPERSPERITSVIVNGYVELPVVLEPLESTEAAAPA; translated from the coding sequence TTGACGCCGTCCTCCGACCGCTCCTGCCCGATCCTGGACGTCAACTCCCGCACGCCCCACGACGAGGCCGCGCGGCTTCGCACAGCCGGGCCGGCCGTCCTGGTCCGGCTCCCGGCCGGGATGACGGCCTGGTCGGTCACCCGGCACAGCGTGATCCGGGCGCTGACCAGCGACCCCCGGGTCTCCCGCGACCCGCGCCGGCACTGGGCCGCCCTGGCCGAGGTGCCCGACGGCTGGCCGCTGGCGGCCATCGCCCTCCAGGAGAACTTCGTCAACCTCTACGGCGAGGAGCACCGGCGCGAGCGGCGCCGGGTCGCGCCCGGCTTCTCCGTCCGCCGGGTGGCCGAACTGGAGCCGCAGATCCAGGCCACCGCCGACCAGTTGGTGCAGGGCCTCGCCGAACTCCCGGCCGGAACAGCGGTCGACATCCGGGCGAGGCTCGCCCTGCCGCTGACGATGACCGTCATCTGCGACCTCTTCGGCGTCCCCACGCCCATGCGGGCCCCCCTGGGGAGGGTGATCGACCAGACCCTGGACAGCACCCTCCCGCCCGAGCGGAACATCGCCGTGCTGGAGGAACTGCACCGGACGCTGGCCGAGTTGGTCGACCACAAGCTTCGGTTCCCGGGACCGGACCTGACCAGCGACCTGATCGCCCCGTCCGACTCGGAGCAACCCGGGCTCGCCCCGGACGAGCTGCACGCCGTGTTCTTCCTGATGATCGGCGCCGGCTTCGAGACCAGCGTGAACCTCATCACCAACGCCGTCCACGAGCTGCTCACCCACCCCGGGCACCTCGACCTGCTCCAGCGGGGCGACATCACCCTGGACGCCGTGGTCGAGGAGACCCTGCGGCACGAGGGCCCGGTGACCTATGTGCCACTGCGGTACGCGGTCGAGGACATCGACCTGGGCGAGGGCGTGCTGATCCGGAAGGGCGAGGCGATCATCACCAACTTCGCCGCCGCCGGACGGGACCCCGAGGCCCACCCGGACGCCCCCGACACCTTCGACCCGCTGCGCCCGGACAAGGACCACCTGGCCTTCGGCTACGGCCCGCACTTCTGCCTGGGCGCGCCGCTGGCCCGGCTGGAGACCCGGATCGCGCTGGGCACGCTGCTCGCCCGCTTCCCGCGGCTGGCGCTGGCCGAGCCGGAGCGGTCGCCGGAGCGGATCACCTCGGTCATCGTCAACGGCTACGTCGAACTGCCGGTCGTCCTGGAACCCTTGGAGTCCACCGAGGCGGCGGCCCCGGCCTGA
- a CDS encoding class I SAM-dependent methyltransferase, whose translation MTIYDTIGATYTSTRRPDPRIGAQIHAALGDVRTVVNVGAGTGSYEPEQTVLAVEPSAVMIAQRPAGSAPVVRGVAEALPLADGSADVVMALLTVHHWTDLEAGIAELRRVARRRIVLLTWDQAVTRELWLLRDYLPEAAAFDDDRAVPVDRLAELLGAQRVEPVRIPHDCTDGFGAAFWRRPAAYLDPVVRAGMSILAQTGEDVIAPGLARLAEDLSSGRWQERHAELLELDETDVGYRLLIADL comes from the coding sequence ATGACGATCTACGACACCATAGGCGCGACCTACACCAGCACCCGGCGGCCCGACCCACGGATCGGCGCGCAGATCCACGCGGCGCTGGGCGACGTCCGGACCGTGGTCAACGTCGGTGCGGGCACCGGCTCCTACGAGCCGGAGCAGACCGTGCTCGCGGTCGAGCCGAGCGCGGTGATGATCGCCCAGCGCCCGGCCGGCTCGGCACCGGTCGTCCGGGGCGTGGCCGAGGCCCTGCCGCTGGCCGACGGATCGGCCGACGTGGTGATGGCCCTGCTCACCGTGCACCACTGGACCGACCTGGAGGCCGGCATCGCCGAGCTGCGCCGGGTGGCCCGGCGCCGGATCGTCCTGCTGACCTGGGACCAGGCCGTCACCCGGGAGCTGTGGCTGCTGCGCGACTACCTGCCGGAGGCGGCGGCCTTCGACGACGACCGGGCCGTCCCGGTGGACCGGCTGGCCGAGCTGCTGGGCGCGCAGCGGGTCGAGCCGGTGCGGATCCCGCACGACTGCACCGACGGCTTCGGCGCGGCCTTCTGGCGGCGGCCGGCCGCCTACCTCGACCCGGTGGTCCGGGCCGGGATGTCGATCCTGGCGCAGACCGGTGAGGACGTGATCGCGCCGGGTCTGGCCCGGCTGGCCGAGGACCTGTCCTCGGGACGCTGGCAGGAGCGCCATGCCGAGCTGTTGGAGCTGGACGAGACCGATGTCGGCTACCGGCTGCTGATCGCCGACCTGTGA
- a CDS encoding aminoglycoside phosphotransferase family protein, which yields MPRHDPVPPPVVPPGLAAAWGGDEWRAWIEALPGLALAFLDRWQLRPDGPPAHGVIAMVLPVVGADGSPAALKLQRVDEETRGEPSALRTWDGRGAVRLLDSDPESGTMLLERLDAGRSLETEPDELTALGTLAGLLEQLSGYPAPAGLPRLADRGAAMLDRVPQVLSRLADAADRRLTADCAAALREVLDRPGDRLLHWDLHYGNVLAAPPEAQRAGRAPWLAIDPKPLAGDPGFELMPALANRWEDVVATGDVAAAVRRRFDLLTEAVGLDRARARRWTLARALQRTLWKVESGETALSTRDRAVALALRAGC from the coding sequence ATGCCGCGCCACGACCCAGTGCCTCCGCCCGTCGTCCCGCCCGGTCTCGCCGCCGCCTGGGGCGGGGACGAGTGGCGGGCGTGGATCGAGGCGCTGCCCGGTCTGGCCCTCGCCTTCCTCGACCGCTGGCAACTGCGGCCGGACGGCCCGCCCGCGCACGGGGTGATCGCGATGGTGCTGCCGGTCGTCGGCGCGGACGGGAGCCCGGCGGCGCTCAAGCTCCAGCGGGTGGACGAGGAGACCCGGGGCGAGCCGTCGGCGCTGCGGACCTGGGACGGCCGGGGCGCCGTCCGGCTGCTCGACAGTGACCCCGAGTCCGGCACCATGCTGCTGGAACGGCTGGACGCCGGGCGGTCGTTGGAGACGGAGCCGGACGAGCTGACGGCGCTGGGCACCCTCGCCGGGCTGCTGGAGCAGCTGTCCGGGTACCCGGCCCCGGCCGGGCTCCCGCGGCTGGCCGACCGCGGTGCGGCCATGCTCGACCGGGTGCCGCAGGTGCTGTCCCGGCTGGCCGACGCCGCCGACCGGCGGCTGACGGCGGACTGCGCCGCCGCGCTGCGCGAGGTGCTGGACCGCCCCGGCGACCGGCTGCTGCACTGGGACCTCCACTACGGCAACGTCCTCGCCGCGCCGCCCGAGGCGCAGCGGGCCGGACGGGCCCCGTGGCTCGCCATCGACCCGAAGCCGCTGGCCGGCGACCCGGGCTTCGAGCTGATGCCGGCCCTGGCCAACCGCTGGGAGGACGTCGTCGCCACCGGCGACGTGGCCGCCGCCGTCCGCCGCCGCTTCGACCTGCTCACGGAGGCCGTCGGCCTGGACCGGGCGCGCGCACGGCGCTGGACGCTGGCCCGGGCGCTGCAGCGAACGCTCTGGAAGGTCGAGTCCGGCGAGACCGCCCTCTCGACCCGGGACCGGGCCGTCGCCCTTGCCCTGCGGGCCGGTTGCTGA
- the recQ gene encoding DNA helicase RecQ — protein sequence MSASDLPAAVPAPDAVAPDASDASTASAAPVASVEAEDGEALRVLRRVFGYDAFRGSQQEIVEHVIGGGDALVLMPTGGGKSLCYQIPALVRPGVGVVISPLIALMQDQVDALRALGVRAGFLNSSQDFEERRLVEAEFLAGELDLLYLAPERLRVDATVRLLERGKISLFAIDEAHCVAQWGHDFRPDYLALSSLHEHWPEVPRIALTATATEATHAEITSRLGLQDARHFVASFDRPNIQYRIAPKDEPRKQLLHLLRTEHQGEAGIVYCLSRASVDKTAAWLSERGIDALPYHAGLDQRVRARNQSRFLREDGLVMVATIAFGMGIDKPDVRFVAHLDLPKSVEGYYQETGRAGRDGLPSTAWLAYGLQDVVQQRKMIDTSEGDQARRRQLSAHVDAMLALCETVECRRVQLLAYFGQKSEPCGNCDTCLTPPQSWDGTVPAQKFLSTIVRLQRERRQKFGATQIADILMGRKTAKVIQFDHDGLSVFGVGADLSETEWRSVARQLLAQRLVAVEGDYGTMVLTEESADVLAGRRPVALRREPEKPARAAKADRATGGSGRKAAPVDLPAELLPVFEELRAWRAATAREQGVPAYVVFHDATLREIAATAPTTLAELGTVAGVGENKLAKFGQPILDLLAALDPAAPAPAPTAAAPTAAAPAPAAAPAPQAAPAAAPSAAPRTRPRSAPARSVPAPAAPAPADDLWGDAWGEEPDEEYGE from the coding sequence ATGAGCGCTTCCGATCTCCCCGCAGCCGTTCCCGCTCCGGACGCTGTCGCGCCCGACGCCTCCGACGCCTCCACTGCCTCTGCCGCGCCCGTCGCGTCCGTCGAGGCGGAGGACGGCGAGGCGCTGCGCGTGCTGCGCCGGGTCTTCGGCTACGACGCCTTCCGGGGCAGCCAGCAGGAGATCGTCGAGCATGTCATCGGCGGCGGCGACGCGCTGGTGCTGATGCCGACCGGCGGCGGCAAGTCGCTCTGCTACCAGATCCCGGCGCTGGTCAGGCCCGGTGTCGGGGTGGTGATCTCGCCGCTGATCGCGTTGATGCAGGACCAGGTGGACGCGCTGCGGGCGCTCGGGGTGCGGGCCGGCTTCCTCAACTCCTCCCAGGACTTCGAGGAACGGCGGCTGGTGGAGGCCGAGTTCCTGGCCGGTGAGCTGGACCTGCTCTACCTCGCCCCCGAGCGGCTGCGGGTGGATGCGACCGTCCGGCTGCTGGAGCGCGGGAAGATCTCACTCTTCGCGATCGACGAGGCGCACTGCGTGGCCCAGTGGGGCCACGACTTCCGCCCCGACTACCTGGCCCTGTCGTCGCTGCACGAGCACTGGCCCGAGGTGCCGAGGATCGCGCTCACCGCGACCGCCACCGAGGCCACCCACGCGGAGATCACCTCCCGGCTGGGACTCCAGGACGCCCGCCACTTCGTGGCCAGCTTCGACCGGCCCAACATCCAGTACCGGATCGCGCCCAAGGACGAGCCGCGGAAGCAGCTGCTGCACCTGCTGCGCACCGAGCACCAGGGCGAGGCCGGGATCGTCTACTGCCTCTCCCGGGCCTCGGTCGACAAGACCGCCGCCTGGCTCTCCGAGCGCGGGATCGACGCCCTGCCCTACCACGCCGGCCTCGACCAGCGGGTCCGCGCCCGGAACCAGTCCCGGTTCCTCCGCGAGGACGGTCTGGTGATGGTCGCCACCATCGCCTTCGGCATGGGCATCGACAAGCCGGACGTCCGCTTCGTCGCCCACCTCGACCTGCCGAAGTCGGTCGAGGGCTACTACCAGGAGACCGGCCGGGCCGGCCGTGACGGCCTGCCCTCCACCGCCTGGCTCGCCTACGGTCTGCAGGACGTGGTGCAGCAGCGGAAGATGATCGACACCTCGGAGGGCGACCAGGCCCGCCGCCGCCAGCTCTCCGCGCACGTGGACGCGATGCTCGCGCTCTGCGAGACGGTCGAGTGCCGCCGGGTCCAGCTGCTGGCCTACTTCGGCCAGAAGAGCGAGCCCTGCGGCAACTGCGACACCTGCCTCACTCCGCCGCAGTCCTGGGACGGCACCGTCCCCGCGCAGAAGTTCCTCTCCACGATCGTGCGGCTGCAGCGCGAACGCCGGCAGAAGTTCGGCGCGACCCAGATCGCCGACATCCTGATGGGCCGCAAGACCGCCAAGGTGATCCAGTTCGACCACGACGGCCTGAGCGTCTTCGGCGTCGGCGCCGACCTCTCGGAGACCGAGTGGCGCTCGGTCGCCCGGCAGCTGCTCGCCCAGCGACTGGTCGCGGTCGAGGGCGACTACGGCACGATGGTGCTGACCGAGGAGAGCGCGGACGTCCTCGCCGGACGCCGTCCGGTCGCGCTGCGCCGCGAGCCGGAGAAGCCCGCCCGCGCGGCCAAGGCCGACCGCGCCACCGGCGGCTCCGGCCGCAAGGCCGCCCCGGTCGACCTCCCGGCCGAGCTGCTGCCGGTCTTCGAGGAGCTCCGCGCCTGGCGCGCCGCCACCGCCCGCGAGCAGGGCGTGCCCGCGTACGTGGTCTTCCACGACGCGACCCTCCGCGAGATCGCCGCCACCGCCCCGACCACCCTGGCCGAGCTCGGCACCGTCGCCGGCGTCGGCGAGAACAAGCTCGCCAAGTTCGGCCAGCCGATCCTCGACCTCCTCGCCGCCCTCGACCCCGCCGCCCCGGCCCCGGCCCCGACCGCAGCCGCCCCGACTGCAGCCGCCCCGGCCCCGGCCGCCGCCCCGGCGCCGCAAGCCGCCCCGGCCGCCGCCCCCTCGGCCGCGCCCCGCACCCGGCCGAGGTCGGCCCCCGCCCGCAGCGTCCCCGCCCCGGCCGCCCCGGCCCCCGCCGACGACCTCTGGGGCGACGCCTGGGGCGAGGAGCCCGACGAGGAGTACGGCGAGTGA